One genomic segment of Coriobacteriia bacterium includes these proteins:
- a CDS encoding leucine-rich repeat protein, which translates to MFDAKAWFGSRARLVAAGCLGTLVAGALVGPAAALASDGASVAHSKASNAAAASSAQVDTAGSVASEGGSSLSNAVISETFVEGGLLYGVLQTKDGVAQVCVGEGKQLPADQMGDALQDASVTDLVIPASVTHDSTEYAVTQIAPFAFQNTQIKTLTLPEGLQKIGNNAFQFCRELTGLDVPASVTSIGALAFFANNSLATLTFADDAQLTEIGDGAFAILKTAGSTDNADTRAALTEVSLPASLSLLNSYAFYGQTQLGSVTFEGDTLNSVSSYAFGHCDALTRIDLPTFTSTVERIGRYAFEADTNLQVVTFQGGVSGLQVTQSGNEFFGCTGIQTVIYYDQKWNYDNEKLVVDSQGNYTVDRFSFGTVGFDDAPNAAIYYTVRQYANADDAYAGQNSTGYAVVKAGTPLYEVNNGTAEFLEQDNFQTGAWSYDGIPVSDPIDDSYYTFPAQASDLTPAGLAINGATGADGLPMLTAEQVADGPDVTLYAADGSTLKAGEDYELSYADGDGNPVDAGSLEANTSYQMVATGKGSYTGSCSTWFTLVGVQSSATRIEADDWTGAMQQASQASFANASDAEEPCDWAILVAGGSDHLSDVYVASALAGALGGPVLQTDAGELTQAAADEIDRIGALNVVIVGGTSAVSSEVEQAAGELYNVEKVYRIAGSDAPDTASRVVSLAPTLGVTWGDTCLVIATDDVASACAVSSYAYANGYPVILADSASGVSQAQLDALGKAGVTKAVVVGSQSLADAATPSLTGAGLSVQAVSGDGAAAIDAAFVEYALGQGMGLDGAVLLSSDRLDLGAGAAALAGRSHAVVLFAGDATTQVVSARAGQVANATVIGSSSVVSDEDAAALDAR; encoded by the coding sequence ATGTTCGACGCGAAGGCGTGGTTCGGATCGAGGGCTCGGCTCGTTGCGGCTGGGTGCCTGGGAACGCTCGTTGCCGGCGCACTCGTCGGCCCGGCGGCGGCTCTGGCCTCCGACGGCGCGAGTGTCGCGCACTCCAAGGCGTCGAACGCTGCGGCGGCCTCCTCGGCGCAGGTTGACACAGCCGGCTCCGTGGCCTCCGAGGGCGGCTCCTCTTTGTCGAACGCGGTCATCTCCGAGACGTTCGTCGAGGGTGGCTTGCTCTATGGCGTGCTGCAGACGAAGGACGGCGTCGCCCAGGTGTGCGTCGGCGAGGGCAAGCAGCTTCCGGCCGACCAGATGGGCGACGCGCTGCAGGATGCCTCCGTCACCGACCTCGTGATTCCTGCGAGCGTGACGCACGACAGCACCGAGTACGCCGTGACGCAGATCGCTCCGTTCGCCTTCCAGAACACGCAGATCAAGACGCTCACACTGCCCGAGGGCCTGCAGAAGATCGGCAACAACGCCTTCCAGTTCTGTCGCGAGCTCACGGGCCTGGACGTCCCGGCGTCGGTCACCTCCATCGGGGCACTGGCCTTCTTTGCGAACAACAGCCTCGCCACGTTGACGTTTGCCGACGACGCCCAGCTCACCGAGATCGGCGACGGCGCGTTTGCCATCCTCAAGACAGCCGGCTCGACGGACAACGCCGACACGCGCGCCGCCCTGACCGAGGTCAGCCTGCCTGCCTCGCTCAGCCTGCTCAACTCCTACGCGTTCTACGGCCAGACGCAGCTCGGCAGCGTGACGTTCGAGGGCGACACGCTCAACTCCGTGAGCTCCTACGCCTTCGGTCACTGCGACGCCTTGACGCGCATCGATTTGCCGACGTTTACCTCCACCGTGGAGCGCATCGGGCGCTATGCCTTCGAAGCTGACACGAACCTGCAGGTTGTGACGTTCCAGGGTGGCGTGTCCGGCCTGCAGGTGACGCAGTCGGGCAACGAGTTCTTTGGCTGCACGGGCATCCAGACCGTCATCTACTACGACCAGAAGTGGAACTACGACAACGAAAAGCTCGTGGTTGACAGCCAGGGCAACTACACGGTCGACCGCTTCTCGTTCGGCACGGTTGGCTTTGACGACGCGCCCAACGCCGCCATCTACTACACGGTGCGCCAGTACGCCAACGCCGACGACGCCTATGCGGGGCAGAACAGCACGGGCTATGCCGTTGTCAAGGCTGGCACGCCGCTGTACGAGGTCAACAACGGCACGGCTGAGTTCCTTGAGCAGGACAACTTCCAGACGGGCGCGTGGAGCTACGACGGCATCCCGGTGAGCGACCCCATCGACGACTCCTACTACACGTTCCCCGCACAGGCGAGCGACCTCACGCCGGCCGGCCTGGCCATCAACGGCGCGACAGGCGCCGATGGCCTGCCGATGCTGACGGCCGAGCAGGTCGCCGACGGCCCTGACGTGACGCTGTACGCCGCAGACGGCTCGACGCTCAAGGCGGGGGAGGACTACGAGCTCTCCTACGCCGACGGCGACGGTAACCCGGTGGATGCCGGCTCGCTCGAGGCCAATACGTCCTACCAGATGGTCGCGACGGGCAAGGGTAGCTACACGGGCAGCTGCTCGACGTGGTTCACGCTCGTCGGCGTGCAGAGCTCGGCCACGCGCATTGAGGCCGACGACTGGACGGGCGCGATGCAGCAGGCCTCGCAGGCGAGCTTCGCCAACGCCTCCGACGCCGAGGAGCCTTGCGACTGGGCCATCCTGGTGGCCGGAGGCTCCGACCACCTCTCCGACGTCTACGTCGCCAGCGCGCTGGCCGGAGCGCTGGGCGGCCCCGTGCTGCAGACCGACGCCGGCGAGCTGACGCAGGCCGCCGCCGACGAGATCGACCGCATCGGCGCGCTCAACGTCGTCATCGTCGGTGGCACGTCGGCTGTCTCTTCCGAAGTGGAGCAGGCTGCCGGCGAGCTATACAACGTCGAGAAGGTGTATCGCATCGCGGGCTCTGACGCGCCCGACACGGCGTCGCGCGTCGTGAGCCTCGCGCCGACGCTGGGCGTGACCTGGGGTGACACCTGTCTCGTTATCGCGACCGACGACGTGGCCAGCGCGTGTGCCGTCTCGTCGTACGCCTACGCCAACGGCTACCCCGTCATCCTGGCCGACAGCGCCAGCGGCGTGAGCCAGGCGCAGCTCGACGCGCTGGGCAAGGCCGGCGTCACGAAGGCCGTCGTCGTGGGCTCGCAGAGCCTCGCCGACGCCGCGACGCCCTCGCTGACGGGCGCGGGTCTGTCGGTGCAGGCGGTGAGCGGTGACGGGGCGGCCGCAATCGACGCCGCCTTCGTCGAGTACGCGCTGGGGCAGGGCATGGGCCTGGACGGCGCCGTGCTGCTTTCCTCCGACCGCCTCGACCTGGGCGCGGGCGCGGCGGCGCTGGCCGGGCGCAGCCACGCCGTCGTGCTGTTCGCCGGCGACGCGACCACGCAGGTCGTGAGCGCCCGTGCAGGCCAGGTCGCCAACGCAACGGTCATCGGCTCTTCCTCCGTCGTCTCCGACGAGGACGCCGCGGCCCTCGACGCCCGCTAG
- a CDS encoding iron ABC transporter permease, producing the protein MSLRLNKPGASSQTAPVAQPTSRAQRDKRPERTADPRGRTLLVIALIVALLLLGALVIPPGWFSPNMRGMALPQWMAELQHRVGGLVSLVTLQGGDYSMDHVTWRYLVVALAGAGLGLAGAVFQGSLKNALASPSTLGVMTGCNLGRILYVLLFMGTGSSLALSGLNMAQISAKLAQLSPLEYVWRNYGMALCALACGIVVVALVIGISTVAGRGRVSSLVMVIVGQVLSAVIGAGVGLAQYYYVETSDPRAEILRNLQVQSFANTFRPVDVLLVGVPLLVVLAIVMRRCARLNALALGTDEARTMGIATQRTQWITVIACTALTGVIVAFCGQVGMIGFIVPHLMRRVVGPDLRYLVPASALAGAGFLVLAYFCTTLFETGSVTTVGVYTSIIGGLVFLVVAIRQRGRGHGDWM; encoded by the coding sequence ATGTCCCTTCGTCTCAACAAACCGGGCGCTTCGTCGCAGACCGCGCCTGTCGCGCAGCCTACGTCTCGGGCGCAGCGCGACAAACGGCCCGAGCGCACTGCCGACCCGCGAGGCCGCACCCTGCTCGTCATCGCGCTCATCGTGGCGCTGCTCCTGCTGGGCGCGCTCGTCATCCCGCCGGGCTGGTTCTCGCCGAACATGCGCGGCATGGCGCTGCCCCAGTGGATGGCCGAGCTGCAGCACCGCGTCGGCGGCCTCGTGTCGCTCGTTACGCTGCAGGGCGGCGACTACTCCATGGACCACGTCACGTGGCGCTACCTCGTTGTGGCGCTGGCGGGTGCGGGTCTGGGCCTGGCGGGCGCTGTGTTTCAGGGGTCGCTCAAAAACGCGCTGGCCTCGCCCTCGACGCTCGGCGTCATGACGGGGTGCAACCTGGGGCGCATCCTCTACGTGCTGCTGTTTATGGGCACGGGAAGCAGCCTTGCGCTGTCGGGTCTCAACATGGCGCAGATCTCCGCCAAGCTGGCGCAGCTGAGCCCCCTCGAGTACGTCTGGCGCAACTATGGCATGGCGCTGTGCGCCCTGGCGTGCGGTATCGTCGTCGTTGCGCTCGTTATCGGCATCTCGACCGTCGCGGGGCGCGGACGCGTCAGCAGCCTCGTCATGGTCATCGTCGGCCAGGTTCTCAGCGCCGTCATCGGGGCGGGCGTGGGCCTGGCGCAGTACTACTACGTCGAGACGAGCGACCCGCGCGCCGAGATCCTGCGCAACCTTCAGGTCCAGTCGTTCGCCAACACGTTCCGGCCCGTTGACGTCCTGCTCGTCGGCGTGCCTCTGCTCGTCGTGCTCGCCATTGTGATGCGGCGGTGCGCGCGGCTCAACGCGCTGGCTCTGGGCACCGACGAGGCGCGCACGATGGGTATTGCGACACAGCGCACGCAGTGGATCACCGTCATCGCGTGCACGGCCCTGACGGGCGTCATCGTGGCGTTCTGCGGCCAGGTCGGCATGATCGGCTTCATCGTGCCGCACCTGATGCGCCGCGTCGTGGGGCCGGACCTGCGCTATCTCGTGCCCGCCTCGGCGTTGGCGGGCGCGGGCTTTCTCGTGCTGGCGTACTTCTGCACGACGTTGTTCGAGACGGGCTCGGTCACGACGGTCGGCGTATACACGAGCATCATCGGCGGCCTCGTGTTCCTCGTGGTCGCGATACGGCAGAGGGGGCGGGGCCATGGCGACTGGATGTGA
- a CDS encoding iron ABC transporter permease produces MATGCDAKAGRVSMARSAQLLRAGRARVRRINFALLGALVLVTLVSLCQGVSTQGLLYSPADVLGCYAGWFKLNVGVLFQPSLALERPVILATYPMYDEVITRVTYTVISVGCGALLAIAGMLYQVVFRNPIAGPGLLGVSSGATAGIVALVAVFGYQATYRTAERYLFAFVGGIAVLAIVLGLGKLACGRRRGLDLVDVLLVATIVSSLVGTVTSYVVNYKFTDAEWSAYYDLDAALVVDASPFTLAFLGIGALVSLVPVVALRFRMNSLSFPDEDARLLGIRVRPLRALALAAGSVMLLVGQTLVGGVGMASLVVPYLSRALYGAEFGRQLVGNALLGALVIALCRVIVSFIPFVGYGIPVGTAATFVLLPGFVWVMTSAQKSWGDR; encoded by the coding sequence ATGGCGACTGGATGTGATGCGAAGGCCGGGCGCGTCTCTATGGCGCGCAGCGCGCAGCTGCTCCGCGCAGGGCGTGCGCGCGTGCGGCGCATCAACTTTGCGCTGCTGGGCGCGCTCGTGCTCGTGACGCTCGTCTCGCTGTGCCAGGGCGTCTCGACGCAGGGTCTGCTCTACAGCCCCGCCGACGTGCTTGGCTGCTACGCCGGCTGGTTCAAGCTCAACGTCGGCGTGTTGTTCCAGCCCTCCCTTGCGCTGGAGCGTCCCGTCATCTTGGCGACGTATCCCATGTACGACGAGGTCATCACGCGCGTCACCTACACGGTCATCTCCGTGGGCTGCGGCGCGCTTCTCGCCATCGCTGGCATGCTTTACCAGGTGGTCTTCCGCAATCCCATCGCGGGGCCGGGGCTGCTGGGCGTCTCGAGCGGCGCGACGGCGGGCATCGTCGCCCTCGTGGCCGTCTTTGGCTATCAGGCGACGTATCGCACGGCGGAGCGCTACCTGTTTGCGTTCGTCGGCGGCATCGCCGTGCTCGCCATCGTGCTGGGGCTGGGCAAGCTCGCCTGCGGTAGGCGCCGCGGCCTCGACTTGGTCGACGTGCTGCTCGTGGCGACGATCGTCTCGTCGCTCGTCGGCACCGTTACGAGCTACGTCGTGAACTACAAGTTCACCGACGCCGAGTGGAGCGCGTATTACGACCTCGACGCGGCACTCGTCGTCGACGCCTCCCCGTTTACGCTCGCGTTTCTGGGCATCGGCGCGCTTGTGTCGCTCGTGCCGGTCGTTGCCCTGCGCTTCCGCATGAACAGCCTGTCGTTTCCCGACGAGGACGCGCGGCTTCTCGGCATTCGCGTGCGTCCGCTGCGGGCTCTGGCGCTCGCCGCTGGCTCGGTCATGTTGCTCGTGGGGCAGACGCTCGTCGGCGGCGTCGGGATGGCGTCTCTCGTCGTGCCCTATCTCTCTCGGGCGCTGTACGGGGCGGAGTTCGGCCGGCAGCTTGTCGGTAACGCGCTGCTCGGCGCGCTGGTCATTGCGCTGTGCCGCGTCATCGTGTCGTTCATCCCGTTCGTGGGTTACGGGATACCTGTGGGGACGGCCGCGACGTTCGTGCTGCTCCCGGGCTTTGTGTGGGTTATGACGTCCGCCCAGAAGAGCTGGGGCGATCGGTAG
- a CDS encoding helix-turn-helix transcriptional regulator yields the protein MTTFRDYLDENLNDPAFRAEWEEQAPERAVMREIAFERERAGLTQKELAERIGMRQGNLSRLENGNGNPSIDTLAKIARGLGKRLEIRLV from the coding sequence ATGACCACGTTTAGGGATTATCTCGATGAGAACCTCAACGACCCAGCGTTTCGCGCGGAATGGGAAGAGCAGGCACCAGAGCGGGCGGTGATGCGGGAGATCGCATTCGAGCGAGAGAGGGCCGGTCTGACGCAGAAGGAGCTTGCCGAACGCATTGGCATGCGCCAGGGCAACCTCAGCCGTCTCGAGAACGGTAACGGAAACCCTTCAATCGACACGCTCGCGAAGATAGCGCGCGGTTTGGGAAAGCGCCTTGAGATCCGCTTGGTGTAG
- a CDS encoding Ig-like domain-containing protein gives MNASHPVRRAGIAGITAALLASSALSVGLSAQPGVAWADEAPAAEQAAVPPTSQTAPVTVNGTPLYATEAPAEQGVSVTLGIPGSYDATGAQALLTRINDIRAEAAAEGIAVDGVPVSGAPLQWSTTLENVAQTRAAEASLSFAHERPNGLGMVVTTAGNTFGTQILAENLALNTNATAALDAWYAEKDAYLSYLSTGEQAGEFEHYVALISDAYATVGLGAFTASAPADASYTVPGTVLAAEFGPTSDATPSEGTPAPIARPDGACIQQVNVKVADYLSATISGEPSLQAGGTTQLSVSIASGANALGGTNLIAGTVTSLVANPAWATDNEAVATVDAIGLVSGVAAGTANVSFSSNGTTLATLPLSVEAAPVTITGVTSPAEIVTEAGAAPALPDTLTATMSDGSTTEVPVSWDAIDPSLYSGRAGGAFDVYGTAGGFPVTAHVVVNAATPTGATLAVPGVEVQAGNAPELPATATVTWSNGETSEEPLAWDALDTNAYPEGGTVELIGYVGETGLTVTCTVTITAPAPTLVIVPDVNGWDATAASEALASAGLVANVVVGDPALNAEQVGVVYQVDPTAGAEVELGSTVTLVAYGEYVPPAPTTAIVPDVTGWDATSASEAMASAGLVASVITGDPAPSAEQVGIVYLVDPAVGTEVELGGTVTLTAYGEYEAPKPTPESVSAPKDVTITAGETPKLPETTVVTWSDGSTTEEAVSWEKIDASRYEQPGTITLNGTVGNTDLTVKINVIVEPAPEPEPITIAEVKPLPDVTTLSGVAPKLPESAQATMSDGSSAELPITWERVDPALYSGREASSFKVAGTVADEQGATMNVTVGVTVEGASVESVANIPDVTTQQGVEPELPAGVKVTWSNGDITDETIEWDGASPLAYDEVGTYTVTGSIPTTGSEVTCEVTVVAASITGQADAVEVTTPSGTAPDLPSRIKMTLDTGDTRAVDVTWKMPDKQAYSARNGGTLEVEGTVEDWNGIVVAHVTVTPAAIASAPVLDSVTTQAGTAPELPETASVMWSNGDTSNEPVAWDEIDPEQYLESGTFEVSGVVAPDRADKRTVTCSVTVESAFITSVDSPAGITTPAGTAPTLPEKLTAQMSNGTQEDVPVTWDAVEEQDYSVREGGTFEVSGSIEGWNHPVSIKVTVSPATISGVEAPAPATVKQGAAPELPKTVKATWSN, from the coding sequence ATGAACGCTTCCCACCCCGTGCGTCGTGCCGGCATCGCCGGCATCACCGCCGCGCTGTTAGCCAGCTCAGCGCTTTCGGTCGGGCTGAGCGCCCAGCCGGGCGTCGCCTGGGCAGACGAGGCGCCTGCGGCCGAGCAGGCCGCCGTGCCCCCCACGAGCCAGACAGCGCCCGTCACCGTGAACGGCACGCCGCTCTACGCGACGGAAGCCCCTGCCGAGCAAGGCGTCTCCGTGACGCTCGGCATCCCAGGCAGCTATGACGCGACCGGCGCGCAAGCCTTGCTCACCCGCATCAATGACATCCGTGCCGAAGCTGCTGCGGAAGGCATCGCCGTCGACGGCGTACCCGTCAGTGGCGCTCCCTTGCAGTGGTCGACCACCCTTGAGAATGTCGCCCAAACCCGCGCAGCCGAGGCCTCGCTCTCGTTTGCGCACGAACGTCCCAACGGGCTGGGGATGGTCGTCACGACGGCTGGCAACACGTTCGGCACCCAGATTCTGGCCGAGAACCTCGCCTTGAATACCAACGCGACAGCCGCCCTGGACGCCTGGTACGCAGAGAAGGACGCCTACCTCTCTTACCTGTCCACAGGCGAGCAGGCCGGCGAGTTCGAACACTACGTCGCCCTCATCTCCGACGCGTATGCAACAGTCGGCCTTGGCGCGTTTACGGCCAGCGCCCCGGCAGACGCAAGCTACACCGTGCCCGGCACCGTGCTTGCCGCCGAGTTTGGCCCGACCAGCGACGCTACGCCCTCTGAGGGTACTCCCGCCCCCATCGCCCGTCCCGACGGTGCCTGCATCCAGCAGGTCAACGTCAAGGTCGCTGACTACCTGAGCGCCACAATCAGTGGCGAGCCCTCGCTTCAGGCCGGCGGGACAACGCAGCTGTCCGTCAGCATCGCATCCGGCGCCAACGCGCTCGGCGGCACGAACCTCATCGCCGGCACCGTCACGTCGCTCGTCGCCAACCCGGCGTGGGCCACGGACAACGAGGCCGTCGCCACCGTGGACGCCATCGGCCTTGTGAGCGGCGTCGCTGCCGGTACGGCAAACGTCTCGTTCTCGAGCAACGGCACGACGCTCGCCACGCTGCCCCTGAGCGTCGAGGCGGCGCCTGTCACGATCACCGGCGTCACCTCACCTGCAGAGATCGTGACAGAAGCCGGCGCCGCCCCCGCCCTGCCGGACACGCTGACCGCCACGATGAGCGACGGGTCCACCACTGAAGTCCCTGTCTCCTGGGACGCCATCGACCCCAGCCTCTATAGCGGACGCGCCGGTGGAGCCTTCGACGTCTACGGCACGGCAGGGGGCTTCCCCGTCACCGCACACGTCGTCGTGAACGCCGCGACGCCCACCGGAGCCACCCTGGCAGTCCCCGGCGTCGAAGTACAGGCCGGCAACGCGCCCGAGCTGCCCGCAACAGCAACCGTCACCTGGAGCAACGGTGAGACCTCCGAGGAGCCTCTCGCATGGGACGCCTTGGACACGAATGCCTATCCCGAGGGCGGTACCGTCGAGCTCATCGGGTATGTCGGCGAGACAGGCCTCACCGTCACGTGCACCGTCACCATCACCGCACCAGCACCCACGCTCGTCATCGTGCCCGACGTGAACGGCTGGGACGCGACAGCCGCATCCGAAGCGCTCGCAAGTGCCGGCCTCGTCGCCAACGTCGTGGTCGGTGATCCTGCACTCAACGCCGAGCAGGTTGGCGTCGTCTACCAGGTCGACCCCACGGCCGGGGCCGAAGTCGAGCTCGGCAGCACTGTCACGCTGGTAGCGTACGGCGAGTATGTCCCGCCCGCCCCGACGACGGCCATCGTGCCTGACGTCACCGGCTGGGACGCGACGTCTGCCTCTGAGGCCATGGCAAGCGCCGGCCTCGTCGCGAGTGTCATAACCGGCGATCCTGCGCCGAGTGCCGAGCAAGTTGGCATCGTCTACCTGGTCGATCCCGCAGTCGGTACGGAAGTCGAGCTCGGCGGCACCGTCACGCTCACCGCATACGGCGAGTACGAGGCCCCCAAGCCCACGCCCGAATCCGTCTCCGCGCCAAAGGACGTCACAATCACCGCAGGCGAGACGCCGAAGCTCCCTGAGACCACCGTGGTCACGTGGAGCGATGGCTCCACGACAGAGGAGGCTGTGAGCTGGGAGAAGATCGACGCCAGCCGATATGAGCAGCCTGGAACGATCACGCTCAACGGCACAGTTGGCAACACTGATCTGACGGTTAAGATTAACGTTATTGTTGAACCCGCCCCCGAGCCCGAGCCCATCACGATCGCCGAGGTAAAACCGCTGCCTGACGTCACGACGCTCTCCGGCGTGGCACCTAAGCTGCCCGAAAGCGCCCAGGCAACGATGAGCGACGGATCTTCGGCGGAGCTGCCCATCACGTGGGAGCGCGTCGACCCGGCTCTCTATAGCGGTCGAGAGGCAAGCTCGTTCAAGGTTGCCGGCACCGTCGCCGACGAGCAAGGCGCGACAATGAACGTCACCGTTGGCGTCACGGTCGAAGGCGCCAGCGTCGAAAGCGTCGCCAACATCCCCGACGTCACGACGCAGCAGGGCGTTGAGCCCGAGCTGCCCGCGGGCGTCAAGGTCACCTGGAGCAACGGCGACATCACGGACGAGACCATCGAGTGGGACGGTGCCTCTCCCCTCGCATATGACGAGGTCGGCACCTATACGGTCACCGGAAGCATCCCGACGACAGGCTCCGAGGTAACGTGCGAAGTCACCGTCGTCGCCGCGTCCATCACCGGACAGGCCGATGCCGTCGAGGTCACAACGCCGTCCGGCACGGCCCCCGACCTGCCCAGCCGCATCAAGATGACGCTCGACACCGGTGACACCCGCGCCGTCGACGTCACGTGGAAGATGCCTGACAAGCAGGCATACTCGGCCCGCAACGGTGGGACGTTGGAGGTCGAGGGCACCGTCGAGGATTGGAACGGCATAGTCGTCGCCCACGTGACCGTCACGCCCGCCGCCATCGCGTCCGCCCCTGTGCTCGACAGCGTCACGACGCAGGCCGGCACCGCGCCCGAGCTGCCCGAAACCGCCTCCGTCATGTGGAGCAACGGCGATACCAGCAACGAGCCCGTAGCGTGGGACGAGATCGACCCGGAGCAGTATCTGGAGAGTGGCACGTTCGAGGTCAGTGGCGTCGTCGCGCCCGACCGCGCCGATAAGCGCACCGTCACCTGCAGCGTTACCGTCGAGTCGGCCTTCATCACGAGCGTCGATTCCCCCGCAGGAATTACGACGCCCGCTGGCACCGCGCCGACGCTTCCCGAAAAGCTCACGGCGCAGATGTCCAACGGCACGCAAGAAGACGTTCCCGTCACGTGGGATGCCGTAGAGGAGCAGGACTACTCCGTGCGTGAAGGCGGCACATTCGAGGTCAGCGGTTCCATTGAAGGATGGAATCATCCCGTCTCGATCAAGGTGACGGTGAGTCCCGCCACGATCTCCGGCGTCGAGGCACCCGCCCCCGCCACGGTCAAGCAGGGCGCCGCGCCAGAGCTGCCCAAGACCGTGAAGGCGACGTGGAGCAAC
- a CDS encoding MoxR family ATPase encodes MLDQAQITRGQGVAQAIVDNVKTVVYGKDDAVRLVVAALIADGHVLIEDVPGTGKTSLVAALVHSVDCTFSRIQFTPDVMPSDITGYSIFNQKTREFEFRAGSVHANVVLADEINRASAKTQSALLEAMEERQVTVDGTTYRLPEPFMVLATQNPVEQYGTYPLPEAQVDRFMAKLSIGYPDFSDEVRVLERDLDAKARVRPVASAADVMELRALARDVTASHDVLAYIVQIVNATRTHAELALGSSPRGGLATLAFCRACALMDGRGYVTPDDVKALVPYTLCHRVRLTSEAKVAGRTPADVIAAILSSVAVPTSAQDR; translated from the coding sequence ATGCTCGATCAGGCTCAGATCACGCGCGGCCAGGGCGTCGCGCAGGCTATCGTCGACAACGTGAAGACCGTCGTCTACGGTAAGGACGACGCGGTGCGCCTCGTCGTCGCGGCGCTCATCGCTGACGGCCACGTACTCATCGAAGACGTGCCCGGCACTGGCAAGACGAGCCTGGTGGCGGCTCTCGTGCACTCGGTGGACTGCACGTTCAGCCGCATTCAGTTCACGCCCGACGTCATGCCCTCCGACATCACGGGCTACTCCATCTTCAACCAGAAGACGCGCGAGTTCGAGTTTCGCGCCGGCAGCGTGCACGCCAACGTCGTGCTGGCCGACGAGATCAACCGCGCGTCGGCCAAGACGCAGTCGGCACTACTCGAGGCCATGGAGGAGCGGCAGGTCACTGTCGACGGCACGACGTACAGGCTGCCCGAGCCGTTCATGGTGCTCGCAACGCAGAACCCCGTCGAGCAGTACGGCACCTACCCGCTGCCCGAGGCGCAGGTCGACCGCTTCATGGCGAAGCTGTCCATCGGTTACCCCGACTTCTCAGACGAGGTGCGTGTGCTTGAGCGCGACCTGGACGCCAAGGCTCGCGTGCGTCCCGTCGCCAGCGCTGCCGACGTCATGGAGCTGCGCGCCCTGGCCCGCGACGTCACGGCGAGCCACGACGTGCTCGCCTACATCGTGCAGATCGTGAACGCGACGCGCACGCACGCCGAGCTCGCGCTGGGATCCTCGCCGCGCGGTGGTTTGGCAACGTTGGCGTTCTGCCGCGCCTGCGCCCTCATGGATGGCCGCGGCTACGTGACGCCCGACGACGTGAAGGCGCTCGTGCCCTACACGCTGTGCCACCGCGTGCGCCTGACGTCGGAGGCCAAGGTCGCGGGCCGCACGCCTGCCGACGTCATCGCCGCCATCCTCTCTTCGGTTGCCGTGCCGACGAGCGCCCAGGACAGGTAG
- a CDS encoding type II toxin-antitoxin system RelE/ParE family toxin: MIEVVFYEDTDGHQPVRVFLDALDAKMRAKVLGRIELLEELGAHLTMPYARHLGNGIYELRTVLGSNITRVLYFFMMGDRAVLTHGFVKKTQKTPRSELERAEQLRKDWMNRHDHV; this comes from the coding sequence ATGATAGAGGTTGTTTTCTACGAGGATACCGATGGCCACCAGCCTGTCCGTGTTTTTCTTGATGCTCTCGATGCAAAGATGCGCGCCAAGGTGCTCGGTCGCATCGAGTTGCTTGAGGAGCTCGGTGCGCATCTCACGATGCCCTATGCGCGGCATCTCGGCAACGGTATCTACGAGTTGCGAACGGTTCTGGGTTCCAATATCACACGAGTGCTCTACTTTTTCATGATGGGTGATCGGGCCGTCCTTACGCATGGGTTCGTGAAGAAGACGCAGAAGACGCCCCGCTCGGAGCTTGAGCGCGCTGAGCAACTGAGAAAGGACTGGATGAATAGGCATGACCACGTTTAG